The following are from one region of the Entelurus aequoreus isolate RoL-2023_Sb linkage group LG17, RoL_Eaeq_v1.1, whole genome shotgun sequence genome:
- the imp4 gene encoding U3 small nucleolar ribonucleoprotein protein IMP4 → MLRREVRLRREYLFRKAQEDRLRTIEEKKQKLKGALDENLVLPTEVRKEALQLQKLLEYDDDGAEGVSSHMDDEYKWAGVEDPKIMVTTSRKPSSRLKMFAKEVKLLFPGAQRMNRGNHEVPALVQASKANNVTDLVIIHETRGQPDALVVCHLPFGPTAYFTLYNVVMRHDVPNINTMSEAYPHLIFHNFTSRLGRRVSNILKYLFPVPKEDSRRVITFANQEDFISFRHHTYKKTDHKNIELTEVGPRFEMKLYMIRLGTLENEDTADVEWRHHAYTNTSKKRRFLSVQ, encoded by the exons ATG CTCCGCAGAGAGGTGAGGTTGAGACGGGAGTATTTGTTCCGAAAGGCACAAGAGGACAGACTACGAACAATTGAAGAGAAAAAACAGAAGCTCAAGGGAGCTCTCGATG AAAACCTGGTCTTGCCAACGGAGGTACGCAAAGAGGCGTTGCAGCTGCAGAAACTCCTGGAGTACGATGACGACGGTGCAGAAG GTGTCAGCTCGCACATGGACGACGAGTACAAATGGGCTGGAGTTGAAGACCCTAAAATCATGGTGACCACGTCCAGAAAACCCAGTTCCAGACTCAAAATGTTTGCCAAG GAGGTGAAGCTGCTTTTCCCTGGAGCTCAGCGCATGAACAGGGGGAACCACGAGGTCCCCGCACTTGTCCAGGCCTCCAAAGCCAACAACGTGACAGACCTGGTGATTATTCACGAGACCAGAGGACAGCCAG ATGCCTTGGTGGTGTGCCACCTGCCATTTGGACCCACCGCCTACTTCACGCTGTATAATGTGGTCATGAGGCACGATGTCCCCAACATCAACACCATGTCCGAGGCCTACCCTCATCTCATTTTTCACAACTTCACATCTCGGCTCGGCAGGCGG GTGTCCAACATCCTCAAGTACCTTTTTCCAGTGCCCAAAGAGGACAGTCGGCGTGTCATCACTTTTGCCAACCAGGAGGACTTCATCTCTTTCAG ACATCACACCTACAAGAAAACAGACCACAAGAACATTGAGCTGACAGAAGTGGGACCGAGGTTTGAAATGAAGT TGTACATGATCAGACTGGGCACTCTGGAGAACGAGGACACGGCGGACGTGGAGTGGCGACACCACGCCTACACCAACACGTCCAAGAAAAGAAGGTTCCTCAGTGTTCAATAG